tgatgtgtatgctATGGAGCTTGCGCACAATTACATGGTACCCCTTTCTATCGACAATCAGCGCTTGCGAGTTCATCAGAGTTTATCAGAGTTAACGATTTGTTGCCTCAATGACCGCTGGCCCGTAGTGATCACTCACAATGTGTTTAAACTGGGGTCACATGGGTTTGGTTTGAAGTCTCTTGAGTTGTAGAAAACTTCCAGTGTTCAGCAAGCAATCGGAGGCGAAGCGTGGTGTgtatatttttgaaagaaaagggtatcatATTGAGCGCAAGCTGCATAACATACAAATCAGAGTTCTAAAGTTGTTTGTCCCGATAAAAGGATAAAGCCGATCTGAAGAGACACGATACATGCTTTGCCTTGTTTTGAAAGCTTCTTCTTGTaaaaggggctcttactctACCACATCACTTAAAAATCCTGAAAAAATTATTTCTGGAAAACGTCTACTGCCAATGTCAACAGAAATCCCTGTTAGCATTCTGTGCCATTAACCGCTAAGATTTCTCAGAAAACATTCGgggggaaaaacaacaacgcAAAGACCAATATTAACCTTCACCAGACTGCCGATTTGACTGCACGTGGAAGACGGCGTGGTTCCGTATGGACCTACGATTCTCAgagaagcaaaaacgtgcataCCCGGCATTCGCCGATGGTGTGCGTCCACTTGAACCCACGACTCTCAAAGAAGCAATACTTATGTGTACCCCTTCACAACTTTTTTTACAGTGTCAAGTACCGGAAATTATCTGTCGCCTTTGGTTTTTTAACTCTGTTTTACctacttaaataacattttaGGAAAAGAAAGTAGTTCGGGTGCCTGAAGCATTTgtaaaatttcattgaaaatTCCAAATAGTTAATGAGATATCGGCATTAAAAGACCCCTCTGGTTCTGAATGGACCTACAACGTCCGGCGAAGGTCAACTAAAGACCATGAAAAATTGCTCAGTTTAGTGATAAAATTATATAAGCAAATGGAAGAGTTCATGTATATCTAAACACACCATATTCCTTCAaatgttttttatttattttttattcttttcttgGTTGGTCTTTAAACCATAAAGCTGTAATCATGCATGATCAATTAAACTACAAAGTAACTTTACAGGCTTAACGTACATTTAACTTAAAAGAGTTTACGTCACAATTACTGTCATAATGGTAGGTTTTTCTCTTTGCTTTCCTCTAAAATTTGCAGACCTCAGGAAAATCCTTCAGCCTGTTTCCCAAATCACCtatcacatgacaaaacaaactaacaacaagaagagcaaacgctcgatcgagtcactttcgcagttctgaatattatatgaggcatcagatggacaggaataaattgctattcacaacacaatacagatgtaaataatttgatgtaaagaataatcctataaagtttgaatcaaatccgatgaatagtttcagagatatgatatttcaatttttttccttcaagacatacctgtgaccttgaaaaaggtcaaaggtcaccaaagcagacgtcaaagtgtagaggtcactgggagtcacgttcacataaaatttgagcccggtcacttttatagtttccgagaaaagcccaacgttaagttgtgtgttgccgaacagaaaaggctagttatctcccttgtttttctgaaaacgttcgtaaaaggctacagatgtaaatactttgatgtaaagaataatcctacaaagtttcaatcacatccgatgaactttgtcaaagatataaaatgtctaatttttcctttgacgctgacctgtgaccttgaaaaaggtcaaaggtcaacgaaaccatcgttaaagtgtagaggtcattggaggtcacgactaaacaaaatatgagccggatcgctttgatagtttccgagaaaagtccaacgttaaggtggtgtctacggacggccggccggccggccggccggacagactaacactgaccgattacatagagtcactttttctcaagtgactcaaaaacataTGCATTATTCCTGCAGCATGCACGTCAATGACAAGCAAGTAACGGCAACACTCTGTGTTCCTCATCTACTATCAAAATTTACCAAAACCTGTGTTTCTTAGCCACTGAAGATGTAGATTTTAACAGTTATGCCTGTGTTCTTGAAGACTTCCTTGATTATCTCAGTGACGACGCCCCAGTTCAGCTTGTCCAATCCACATCCGATCTGCGGCATGGCCAGGGAAGTGACATTGTTATGCTTGCAGTGGTCCCTCATTGCTTCCATGGAGGACTGCAGCGTTTGGTACGAGGGTTTGTGAAAGTAGCGTTCCTTGGTTATCATGTAATAAACGTAGGAAGCACCTACCTGCAGTACAGCTACCTCTCCCACCTTCTTACCTGAAATCATTAATGAACCAACCTTTAGATGGTGAACCTATGGCATTTCTTCACTATAAGTTTAGCCTGCAAAAGCAAAGCagccctaacacacacactctcgctACCAGTACATATTATATACACTAGGTCAACAaactattgcaacaaatttcgcacccaaataaatgcattaattcccgtgtcatttcattcagaCAGTacatatgccagttaaggccgttcactttaCTATGtggatcacctttcggattaaagatttcttttacatggaTAACGTGACCGCCTCTCAAAAAAgcgtaccctcaaaatcgactggacaaaaacggaagggcccaattcacaataggcaaaactttgcaactttgacatgcGAGAAGGAAGCCAAATCAATTATTTACCCCGAACAGGTTGTTatgtttagctagcttgcgtatttgatatgctatgctattcctacttaTGCAGGTGTCTATCGCATgcgcggtcaaaaacgggactttattagtcaattttgaggggtatcaggacaaaaagcgctgtatttcagcaatgacttggtggattgctttgaaactttctgaaaattttaccaacatactagacgTACTTCGAGTAAAATTGGATTGTTACACGTATTTGTTCAGATGCTATGCAATGTTTGAAAAAAAGGTTTTAAACTCGTCAAAGGATTGTTCATTTGTGTCCAAAACATTCATGACTGCGCATGTCTTTagacaaatgattgatacaaACACTGTGAAAGTTGTATATGCGTATTcgcactgacgcaaatttgctaGGCATGTAAACTCGCTTGATATTTTAGggatgattctggtgccacagcgatgcccagtCAATCGAGACCGCAGCATGTTTTGAGAGACACGCAGCGATAATCGCTTTCAGTGCGTAACGTTACATTTTTTCTCATTTATTTCCATGACTAGCAAATTTATGTGGatacacgcaaatgaaacttgGACAatatctgtatcaatcattctgcagacatgcaaagtcatgaatttttgggacacaagtgaacaatcttATGATgagtttaaaaacttttttttcaaacactgCGGTTTAAAGGTACAGTTCTCCCCGTACACTACAGTTCTGCTCACCACCTCACTCTCAGCTTAGAGTGttcaagaaattaattcatacaaaaattcccactctgcactgAAGTGATCTTACCCCATGCAAAGACTCGTCAGATTTGAAAACGTGAGCCAAATCGTCTATACAGGAAGGTGACTGTGCCTATAAAGATTTAATGTTAACAGTTTGGAACAATTAGACCATACTTTGAGCTCTGAGTTGACTAACTTTTCCTTGCTTCAAGTAAACTGCAATGCCTTTTCCCATCTCGAGATATTGACTGACGCAGTGGGCCATGGCATCATCAACTGCGCAGCTAAAAAGGTCGCCTTTGGTCTCTTTTAGCTCAAAACCCTGGAATGCAGAAAAGTACATGATTAAATAATGCAGGGATAGTGTTAACTGGTCATATACTAAAACTTTACCAGGAAACCATAGAGTGGCAACAAAAATAAGTCATACGGTACTTACCCGCTGCCAATTAGTTTGCAAGATTTGTTCACATTAAATGTGAAATAAATGTCAGGCCAATTTTTCCTAATCCCAAACCAATCCTGTTTTCCCCAACCTGGAACTGTTTTTGACCctacaaaagaaaaaaatcaatgaaaCAGATTTGCTCTTAGGCCTTGGTCTTCTGTAATTACCACATTATTTTCTTACCTGACATTGTTCTAACCCCTGGTCCGCCGACCGTCTGATACACATGTAGGTCTTCTGACAGAACAATGAATCTATAGCCAGGGCACATGGATCACATATTTTCAGTCCAGTTTAAACTGACctattgtgtgtaaaagtgtGAACTTTTGTGTACACAATATCCcttcttccacacacacacatgcgcacaataaacacaacaaaacaaaactgacagtcctaacaaaccacacacagtgacacacaaacaaaaaatatcaacaacaaaattacaaaCAACATGGAAtaaaaagagacacacacaaaaaagacataCAAATatcatgttaaaaaaacaaaaacaatcattACCACAATAGGTTGACAATCTATTCTTGGTTGTTCCTTTTCAACTGGCCATCCCCCAGCTGCCCCCTGGTCTCCTTTCTTGCCGCTTTTACCAGTTCCGTCATGTTTTACTCTTTTGGAGTTGTTTTTACCCGACTGTTCCCATGGCACTTGCCGTGAGCCAGCGGTTGAATCAGATTCTGTCCGATCACCCGAGCCTCTCCTAGGCGTTTTGTTGGAGTCTGACCTGCTTCCATCGGCGGAGCCTTGCCTCCCCTTTTCTTTGGAATCTGACCGTCTTTCATTCGATCTGTCCCTTGCGCTTGTGTTTCTTTTAGTATTTGAATTTCCATCCGCAGGGTTTGCTTCTGGCTTTTTGAAGGTATGTTTCCGTTCAGTGGAGCcttgtctgtccctctcacGGGCCCCAGTTTGCAATTTTTCATTTGAGTGCGACTTCTTCCATCCAAAACTGACTGGTTTATCACTTGCACTAGAGTCTGTCATCTTCTTTGAAGGGGAGCCTTCTCCTTCACTGTTGTCAGTGGGTATTTTTCCCTTGCTTGTTTCCTCAGCAGATGCCTGTGAGGCAGATGATTTTTCTTCATCAGCAACAGCAGCATGGGACTTGTCTTCAGAAGCCTTTTCTTGTTCAACAACAGCGTCTTCCCAATTCATTggagcatcatcatcatctggcTGTGTCGACTCACTGGACTTGGCAGTTGTGGTCTTCGTTGATTCTTCTCCCGTCGCCTCTTGTGACTCCGATTTGGTTTCCGTCGACTTTGGTGCTGTCGTTTTGTCAGAGTCTGGCTTTACACCATTGGTGACCTGTGGTGATGTAGTTTCAGCGGAGTCGCCTTTAGGTGTTTTGGCATCATGGTCCGAATCCTGTTTgtccttgttcttctttttcttctttttgggtttcttctttttctcggACGTATTCGTATCTGTTGTACTCGTATTTTTTGCCCCATCGTCTGAATCTTCGCTGGAAACGTTTAGCCACGGACAAAACTCGTTTTTCGCAGGTGATTCTACTGCTTTTTCTGGTTTTTTATCCTTCGGCGTCACAACAGACCCTTCCTTCGCCGTTTTTGACGCGGTTCCATTCGTAGTTTGAGGTCTCTTTTCATTGCCCTTTTTAGGCTTTTCCGGACTCGTTTGATTCCCCTTTCGATCCTTCTTCTTCGATTTCCCAGAGTTCTGAACTCTCTCCCACTCTTCATTGTCTGACATCGTTGTGAACTCTGTCGTGGATATTCCTGAAAGATGATGAAAGATTCTTACAAACCTCTGGCGAGCCGAAAATTCTGAACAGAAAGTTGCAGGCTGTCTCGCAACTCGGGTCAGTAGTCGAAAACAGGACGTAAGCATGACTCGGCCACGTCAGCCAGAGTGCTTTCCCTTTATCCGGAATTTCCAGGAACGGAAACAAGGCTGCAGGCCTACTTTCAGTTTTGGTTTCACTGTGAAAAGATAGGCTTGAAAACGAAAGGTAGTTTCAGCTCGTATGTATGGATTTTTGTGAACCTTTGAGATTAACCTGCATGGTGACAGCAAAGAATGTCATTAATTTCACAAATAATGTGTGAACGGACATGTAATGTCTGTGGATAAATTAAGGCCAAAGATGGCACGaaattattttgtttgaaaaacGTTTTGGGGGGTTCTCAGCATTTACAGGTAGGTCCCTACTTTGAATACCAAAGAATCATTGTGCGATGTAATTTGGTCATCGACAACCTCTTTCTTGCAATAAAATGAtcatttttaaagtttttttgtgtgtaaacattTGAAACCATTTAGAACACTTTTGACGCTgttttcaagttcaagttttctAAATCGTTTTTTGAGCATGAGTGCCGTCTGTCAACGTACACAAACTTTATTTTGTGCCTATGATATCTACCAAGGAAAGAAAATCCGGTCATAAATAAAATCATTTAAAAAGCTCTGTTACTGCATGGACCTGTTTAGATTGAAATAAAACACCCTTCAAAATTCTATCTGGAAGGGGAAttgtttaaaacaacaaaacatgttttATCCCAAAAAgccacatgcacacataaaaacGTCCATTTTGACCCAAAATTTAGTCAAATATCACTTTATGACTAAAAAAGCACACCATTTCTGTGGATTTTTATCAAGACCCTTGAAATAAAAATTGACTAGCTCGCTAAAAAACTAAATCGTAATTGCCGTGGCATCTCTGCCCTCACTAACTCTGAAATTGAAATGTTAGTCATGTGCATTTGTCTTGATCTGCAAGGCTTAAGTTGGCACTTGTCTTAGTGTCGCATTTTTTTGCGACAGGGCAAGCCGATTTTGTGATAGAACAATTTGAGACAAGCTATGAATCTCCCGCATAGCTGCGGTCGCAGTGAAAAATGATCTTGCCATGTTTGAGTTGTCATGTTTTTCATGCGTGAATAGGCCTGAATAAGATACCGATCCTATGGTTTGATTGCACAATGTTTTACTCAGTTTCTTCTTCAGTCCTACCACCTTGTTCCCGCGCTCAATTCTCCACCTCTCACTGAATAATAATCTTGGTGTCATTATAGTCTATGTTTACAGCGAGAGAGACCGTGCACAAGTCTAGTGTAGTAGGGGGGACAACCAGTGATAGGATTTTAGTGCGTGAAGAAAGGCGGAGTTATCTCCTCATAATATtgaggagagcgagagagacagacagacagacagagacaggcagacagacagacatacagagagagggagagcgtgtgtgtatgtgtgtgcgtgtgtgtacacgtAAGATGTAAGCTTAGTGTTATGCATGTTAAATATTCACAAAGTATATTATGTCGCGCATATGTCAGTCAACCTCGAGTTTaaaactggtgtgtgtgtgtgttcattcgTGCCCGCACGTGTATGTAGGCGtgcgcgtgtgggtgtgtgtatgttttcaagCCCTTATTCTATGGCTTTCTCTCATCAGTGAGATTTTCCTGATAAACATGTACGTGAAAATCTATCAAAatctctttacacccccggggtgtgtataggattcgctccatgtgtttgttacacccccggtataggggtgtgtataggtttcactcgatgtgtttgtttttgcaagtagatctcaagaatgaacggaccgatcgtcaccaaacttggtgaacaggttctatacattcctgagacggtccttacaaaaattgggaccagtcaaacacatggttagggagttattggtggattaaaattatacaaggcctggtatagacggacacccccgttggtcaaagggaaataaccattctcactgccaccaaccgagaaggttatttccctttgacgggggtgtagttcctatcggaggaatttcttgtttgtttgtgttcgcatatagatctcaagaatgaacggaccgatcgtcaccaaacttggtgaacaggttctatacattcctgagacggtccttacaaaaattgggaccagtcaaacacacggttagggagttattgatggattaagattctacaaggacttatagagggagatattaatggtcaaagggaaataaccttctcagttggtggcagtgagaatggttatttccctttgaccaacgggggtgtttttcctacctcggaggaatttcttgttcttggtGTATACTGGTACAGTTGCTTTTTTTCCAAACTTGACGTGGCCCTGCATGCTCTCGGTTGCTTTTGAGTCTAAAAAATAAACCGTGGGACTGGTGActcgactcacacacacacacacggcacacactgacacacacacacacacacacacacacacacacacacacactgacacgcgcgcgtgtgcgcaagcacaagcacacacacaaatgcacacacacacacacacacacacacacacacacacacacacacactaccggcagcatacacacacaggctaATCAAAAGTGTGGAACAAAGAGGTACTTCCCCTTGACACCCACTCAGTGAACACTGACAACTtgacctttttcgtataacctttgcccccagcgtttcgaccaatcagattttagggcacggcagcctctctctgataaccggaactagGAGGCAATAGAtgcctggcctgaaatacctctttcactttcgatgctcgaagattactttgccagaggattactttgagaaattctgcaagaaaacggattatcttgttcaacaaaacagaacaaaaagtcaaggaaatgcacgaaggtatggtttgaaacggctattggtggtatatggacgaaagacttggcgaacttcccctgcataagcgagggtgcgtatcgctagcgctacgtgtcatttgtgctgagccgtgtcatttgtcctacgtgtcatttgtgctacgtgccgctatcgctacgttgattagtgctacaaataatttgtcgatgagtcgctatcattcgttcattatcactacgtgtcgacagcactacatcttttagcgcgacgtgtcattatcgctacgtgtcaataccactacttactgacgactctctttctccttttttcagtctctcggtctcactcgtggtttgtgtgtgtatatgtatgtctgtatgtatgtgtgtgcgtgtgtgtgcgtgtgtctgtctgtttcagtgtgtgtgtgtgtgtgcctgtgtgtgtgtgtgtgtgtgtgtgtgtgtgtgtgtgtgtgtgactctatctctctctcttgctcactcgctcgctcactcactcagacactctgtctctctctctgcctctctctctctctctctctctctctctctctctctctctctctctctctctctctctctctctctctctctctgtggccttaataataaaccgttctgagttctctctctctctctcttttctctctctctgtggccttaataataaaccgttctgagttctctctatctctctctctctctctctctctctatctatctatctctctctctctctctctatctctctcgctctctctgaaggaatattttgttgttcctttcaatttgccagagatttgtaattttcggaagaaagtctctgcaagattttcagttgtttctttcggattttgatctttttagaaaaaaaagggctttgtttttgactaattgtaagacagtgttattgcatatatttgtaaatggaaatattgacacaaggtataaccgaggatattgaaaccttttcttctctcccaaattcttttatgaaatgagaggggaggagagagagagggggggattgacagacagaaaaagcgcgtgaaagcggaagagagagacagttaaaagggatggagggtgctttttattttatggttggttggttttagttcttaatccactgtttttgacaatagttttcattcggtaaaagccaaattcaattaccgctctctctctctctctctctctctctctctctctctctctctctctctctctctctctctattacacacacacacacacacacacacaccgcacacacacccacacgcacacacacgcacaaacgcatacgtacacacggtatcgtccacaaactcacacacagaaaaacatcatccggcgtgtatgtatatacggtatcatgcgagagagagagagagagagagagaggtagagagtggggagggggaaatccaagattaagggtgggtacgaagtcaacgtagttggcatcgctgatagccgtgccattgccagacCTGAAGTCAGTGActcgagcagacttttcaatggcacgacaaacccctgtcgtcggattgcttgcacccatcgcgtccttcgctgttgcgccttcgcacttgcacccattggaaagccatacaatgacaaattctgtccaccgtatttctctttcttcattccactgttgcacttgcagttgcaaacacaacagtttgcctcgtcgtctccgcacttgactttgcaccaagcctcgttgtcgatttttccttttgccccctagttccggtagatctgacaataaacttcacagcggcatgcgccaaaatttaagtgaaaaaggtctcAATTGTTTCCTTGTCCAGATTGTCCCTGCTAGATTCCTGCCGCTATCTGTAAACTCAGTAAATTAGGTTTGatagcgaacacacagacagacagacagactaccGTGTTCGTCTCACATAGATAGGCCTATGTCCTTGACAATGAACAACC
The sequence above is a segment of the Littorina saxatilis isolate snail1 linkage group LG3, US_GU_Lsax_2.0, whole genome shotgun sequence genome. Coding sequences within it:
- the LOC138962822 gene encoding uncharacterized protein, which encodes MLTSCFRLLTRVARQPATFCSEFSARQRFVRIFHHLSGISTTEFTTMSDNEEWERVQNSGKSKKKDRKGNQTSPEKPKKGNEKRPQTTNGTASKTAKEGSVVTPKDKKPEKAVESPAKNEFCPWLNVSSEDSDDGAKNTSTTDTNTSEKKKKPKKKKKKNKDKQDSDHDAKTPKGDSAETTSPQVTNGVKPDSDKTTAPKSTETKSESQEATGEESTKTTTAKSSESTQPDDDDAPMNWEDAVVEQEKASEDKSHAAVADEEKSSASQASAEETSKGKIPTDNSEGEGSPSKKMTDSSASDKPVSFGWKKSHSNEKLQTGARERDRQGSTERKHTFKKPEANPADGNSNTKRNTSARDRSNERRSDSKEKGRQGSADGSRSDSNKTPRRGSGDRTESDSTAGSRQVPWEQSGKNNSKRVKHDGTGKSGKKGDQGAAGGWPVEKEQPRIDCQPIVGFELKETKGDLFSCAVDDAMAHCVSQYLEMGKGIAVYLKQGKVSQLRAQSMV